GAAAGCTTGTTTTTCTTTCTCCCAGCGGAGGTCGCGGTCCATGGCGTAGTAGCGGCCGCTCACCGAGGCCAGGAGGCCGACGTTGTACTCGTTGAACTTGCGGAGAAGCTCCTCGAGGTAGCCGAGGCCGCTGGTGGGCATGGTGTCGCGGCCGTCCATGAAGGCGTGGATGTAGACGCGGGTGAGCTTGTGTTGGGCGGCCATGCGGATAAGGGCGTCGAGGTGGCGCTGGTGAGAGTGGACGCCGCCGTCGGAGAGTAGGCCGATGAGGTGGAGTGCTCTTCCCTTCTGCCCGGCTAGTTCGTAGGCGCGGACCAGCGTGGGGTCGGTGTAGAGGGAGCCGTCGAGGATGGCGGTGTCGATGCGGGTCATGTCCATGCGGACGATGCGGCCGGCGCCGAGGTTGAGGTGGCCTACTTCGCTGTTGCCCATCTGGCCGTCGGGGAGTCCGACGAAGTGTTCGCTGGCGCGGAGGAGGGTGTTGGGGAAGTCGCGGAGGAGCGCGTCGTAGGTGGGTTTGCGGGCCTGGGCGATGGCGTTGCCGTGGGTTTCGGCGCGGGAACCCCATCCGTCGAGGATGGTGAGGACTACTGGTGCTTTGGGCATGATGGCTTCGTTTCTCGCTGCTGTCTGGTTGTGGTGCAGGCTTATGGTGAGGATATCAACAACGGGGGAGCGGTGAATTTCTGGGCGGCTTTGGAGTGGAGCGAGATTTTGAGTGAAACTTTCGGCTGATAAAAAGGACTGTCATTCGATGGGCCAGTGGGTAACGAGCGGGGTTACAATCGCGAAAAGATTCCAATCAGGTGGGTCATGCCATGATGTCGTCTCACACGGATTCGCCTGCGATGGGCCGAAGTCCTCGACCGATGGACCTGCGGCAGATGCAGGGTGTCGATCTGCATGCTGAGTATCACTCCGTCCGAACGGGTGGGGACTTCTTCGATGCGGTCGACCTCGGCTCGCACGTGATCTTCCTGATGACGGATATTGCCGGGACCAAGAAGGCGACGCAGCCGATTGCGGCCGCGGTTCAGGATATCTTCCGCGGGAGTGCTACGGAGTTGCTGGGGCCGGCGGGCACGAATGTGATGGACGCCACGGCGCGGCTGGCGCAGGCGGTGAATCACGAGTTGATCCGGGCTGCGAAGGGGGTTCGCTTTTCGCCGACCTTTCTGGGTTGCTATGACGTTTCGCTGGGAGTTCTCGCTTACATTAATGCGGGAGGTATGACGGCTGTGTTTCACGACTCGGAGGGTGCGCGGATTCTGCCTAGCGAAGCTGCGCCGCTGGGTTTGTTTACGCACCTGACCCATGAGCCTTCGATGCAGGCGTTTGAGCCGCGGGCGAAGCTGCTGCTGGTGACCAAGGGCGTGATGGAGACGCGGCATGGGCGGACACACTTCGGCGTGGAGCGTTTGATTCCTCTTCTGGAGGAGACGGCGACGCATTCGGCGACGGAGCTTTGCCGGGCTGCCTTGAAGGCAGCTGAGGAGTTCAAGCAAGTTCCCTGGTATCGCAGGCTGAATCTTCCATTTGGACATGCGACGGAGGACGAGGATCTGACCGCGCTTGCTCTGGTGAGGCATGGCAGGGCTGGTTAGATTGCAGGGGTTCGATGGAACCGATTGCGACGAGCACGCAGGAGGGCCGACGGCGGCGTGGACTGCCGGGAGAATAGAGTGCTGAGCGGGTGTTGCGTCGTTGTGGTGCTGCTCTGAGGTGTCTGTGGTGGTTTCTTCTATGGCTTCTTCGTCTTCGAGGAGGCCGAGTCGATCGAGGAGCTCGGCGACGGGGCTGGGGCGAGAGTTGGCCTGTCCGACCTCGGAGCGTGGAGCGAGGAGACCTAAGGCCGGGTCGTGGAGGATCTCTTCGACGGTGTCTGCCGGGGGCGTGGTTTGGCGGGCGGGATCGCGGGGCAGATTGAGGCTTGCGATCTGGAGGCCGTAGAGGAGGAGTCCGGCGCGGCGTGAGTCGATGTCGTTGGAGGCGATGCGCTGGAGGACCTGGCCGATGGAGGATTGGATGGCGGAGCGATCCTCTGGCAGGGGCAGATCGAAGGCGGTGCGGCGGGAGCGGCGACGGCGGGCTCCGGTGGTGGGTATGCGGGTGGTGTGGTGGTAGTAGCAGAGCTCTTCGCCGCGAAGGCATGGGCTGCCGCAGCGATGGCCGTCGGTGAAGATGTGACGGCATTGGTAGCGCTTCGGTTTGACGTTGTTGGTGCTGGTGACTGTTTGCTGCATTGTGTTCCCTCCCCCACTGGGTGAAATGTGTGCAAAGTCTTCGAATGAAACGGCATAGGTCTGGACCTGCACTGGTCCGAACCTATGGGTCTGGTTAATTCGGGTTTAAATTGGAAGACCCGGCTTGCGCCGGGTTCTTTTTTGTTGCTTCTTCTATTTTAGCGGATTGGGTGGGGTGGATACGCCACGCGAATCTTCGCTGTTGACGAGGGTTTTGTGCGCTTGGGGGCTTGACAGGTTTTTGGAGATTGCTCAGGATGACAGCTTGTGGGGAGGGACGGGGAGGAGAACAAGCAACGGCGTGCTGCGCGCACGGCGCGATCTGCCATCGAGGCTGACGCGCCTGCGGCGCCTTTTTTTCTAAGGCACTAATGTGGGGAGGAGTTGGGTGGCGGTGCCCAGGAGGATCTCGTTGAAGGCTTCGTGGTTGAGCGGCTCTTCGGGGCCGATGTAGATGGTGCGGGTACGCTGCTGGTTGGCGATATTGACCAGGCCGGCGGCGGGATAGACGGAGCCGGAGGTGCCGACGACTAGAAAGACGGTGGCTTGGTTGAGTTTGTCGTAGATGGTGTCCATGTCGAGTGGGATCTCTCCGAACCAGACGATGTGAGGGCGGACTGGGGCGTTGCAGTTCGTGCACATGGGGAGAGTTTCGGCGGTTTCGTAGAGGCCGGTGTCCGGGAAGGGTTGATTGCATTGGGTGCAGCGGGATTGGAAGAGGTTGCCATGCATGTGGTGGATGCGCTGGGAGCCGGCCCGCTCGTGGAGCTCGTCGACGTTTTGGGTGCAGAGGTAGAAGCGGTCGCCTAGTTGTTGTTCGATTTGAGCGAGTGCGAGATGCCCGGCGTTGGGTTGGGCGGAGGAGGCGTTGCGGCGGCGCTGGGAGTAGAAGTGCCAGACGAGTGCTGGGTCGGCGGCCCAGGCTTCGGGGGTGGCGACTTGTTCGACGCGGTAACCGTTCCAAAGGCCGCCGGAGCCGCGGAAGGTGGCGAGGCCACTCTCGGCGGAGATGCCGGCTCCGGTTAGGACGAAGAGACGATCCTGTCGGGTTAAGCGCATGGTGGTTGGATGCAGGTGTCCTGCTGCTTGTGTCCTGCCGGACGGGCCCGCTGCGCGCGGGGCGGTCACTTCGTGACTTGTGTACCTTGTGTTGCCTGGTGAAAGGCGTCGGGCCTCGCGTTGCTCGGCTTTATTTCCACTTATCTTGGGTCGGAGGGTTCGCTGGGGATGCCGTCTGCGTTCCAGGCTATGACGCGATATTGAATGCCGCCAAGGGTGCCGTGGGGGTCAACCCAGGGGTCATCGGCGTCGGTGGCGCAGCGGTCGCAGATGGACTTCCATTCTTTTGAGCCTGCGTCGTTGCGTTCGACGGAGTAGCGCACGGCACCTGCAGAGCCGCGCCAAGCGATGAGGCCGACGATGACAGTGGAGGTGATGACGGGGCGCGGTGGGATCGCGTGCTTGGGGACAGCGGTGCCGGACATGGCGTAGGCGTGGGCGCGGAGTTGCTGGGCTCGGGCGGCCATGTCATCTGCGGTGTTGACGAGGGTTTTGACGCCGGGGTAGTAAAGCGCCCACCATTGGCCGGATTCTCCGTGCTCGGCGAAGATGGGGTTGGTGCTGTCGGCGGGGATGGGTTGGAAGCCGAAGTTGTCGAGATGGGCCTGGAGCGCCCAGAAGCCGTCGCCGGAGATGTTGGGATCGGTGGCGAGGGTGTGGAGGACTTGTTCGAGGTCGGCGGGGGTCTTCCAGTCGGTGCGGTCCCAACCGAATTCATTGACGATGAAGGCCTTGCCGTGGCTGGTGACGGTGGCGGCGTCGTGGCTGAAGGTGGCGGCGGTGGTAGCGGGTGCGCCTGGGCCGAGGAGGGCGTCCCAGTGGGGGTAGAACTCGAAGGTGACGAGGTCGGTGCTGGGGTTGTCGATGATTTTGGCGTAGTAGCGGAAGAGGCCGGTGGTGTCGAGGTAGAGGTGGTGGGGGTCGGTCTGCTTGATGTGGGCGCCGATGGTCTCGGACCAGGTGGAGATTTGGGCGAGGGATTCGGGTGTGGGATGGGAGAGCATGGTGAGGATGCCGCACATGTTGCAGTTCTCCCAGGCCATGATGGTGGGGTCGTCTTTGTAGCGGAGGCCGGTGATGGGGTTGAGGTGATTGAGGACGGCGTCGATGTGTTTTTCGTAGGCGGCGATGAGGGCGGGGTCGGTGAAGAAGTCTTGTGGGTTTGGCTTGCGGTGCCAGGCGAGGTATTGGCCGATGCCTCCGCCGGCGCAGGTGGCGCAGTCGCCGACGAGGGGGATGATGAGCTTCATGCCGTGTTTGCGGGCGGTGGCGACGGCGTAGTCGGAGGATGCGAAGGCGGCTTCGTTGATGTTGCCTTCGGTGGGCTCGATGCAGAGGGGGCAGCCGACGGTGTCGCCCATGGTTTGGGCTCGGACGACTTTGGCGCCCATCTCGGCGGCGGTATCAAAGGCGTCGTCGATCTCGAAGTGGCTGGGGAGGCGGGGACCCATGGGATCGTGGGGGCCGTAGCCTTCGAGGCCTAGCCACTCGATGTTTGGGCCGGAGTAGCGGAAGGGTGCGCCGGAAAGAGTGAGTTTGGTTCCGGTGCGTTGGACGAAGGCGTCGGTCTGGGCTGGGAGATGAGGGGCTAAAAGGATGATTGCTGAGGTCGCTAAGATGATGTTGCGCGTGCGGGTCCCTGACATTCGTTCTCCATCCCGGTTAGGCTGGCTTTTCTATCGCTGGCCATTATGAATGGGTGTTCAACGGTTTGCAAACTAGAGATGATGGGCTTCGCGTTCTTCGCCTAGGATGGAGCTCTCGCTTGTGCGGATCGCTTTGAGATGATCTCTATAAAGAGTTGCATGCTGAGAGTTGCGGGATCAATTGAAACGCGAGGGTTGACGATGAATGGGCAGCTTCCAGAGGTCATCACGCTGACGGCGGAGTCTTCGTTGCAGGTCGGATACGACAATCATCCGATTGCTAAGATCAATGACCATGTCGTTCGGATTGCCACGATGGTTGAACCTTACTACTGGCATTTCCATCCGAACTCGGATGAGACGTTTCTGGTGGTTGAAGGACGACTTGCCATTGAATTTGAGAGCGGATCGGTCGAGCTTGGTCCGGGACAGTTAGTGACGATTCCTCGCGGGGTTCGTCATCGGACGCGGCCGGTTGGTGGGAGGTCAGTGAACATTACGTTTGAGTTGGCGCAGAGTGAGACGGTTGCGGTTTGATGGTAAAGGTGTGGGAAGGGTGTTGGCGCTGCGGGCAAAATGCGGGGGTCCCTCCGCTGCGCCGCTCACGATGAAACTGTGAGCGGCTTCGGTCGGGATGACGTGGTTTTGGGGTGATGAGAAAAGAACATCCTTAAGTGCTGAGGCAAACCTCATACCTGAAGCACTAGAGGAACCCTCGGAGTACCTATTCGCCGAAGTTGACGGATTCGATGCCGAGGAATTCGGCGGATTGGCCTAGCTCTTCTTCGATGCGGAGGAGCTGATTGTACTTGGCAATGCGGTCGGTGCGGGAGGCAGAGCCGGTTTTGATCTGGCCGGCACCGGTGCCTACGGCGAGGTCGGCGATGAAGGTGTCTTCGGTTTCGCCGCTGCGGTGGGAGATGATGCTGGTGTAACCGAAGCGACGGGCCAGCTCGATGGCTTCGAGGGTTTCGGAGACGGTGCCGATCTGGTTGACCTTGATGAGGATGGAGTTGGCTACTTTTTGCTCGATTCCCTGCTGGAGGCGCTGGGTGTTGGTGACGAAGAGGTCGTCGCCTACGAGTTGGACTTTGTCGCCGAGGACTTTGGTGAGGTGAGCCCAGCCTGCCCAGTCGTCTTCGGCGAGGCCGTCTTCGATGGAGATAATCGGATATTTGTTGACCCAGTTTTCCCAGAAGGCGGTCATCTCTTCGGAGGAGAGCTCGCGCTTGTCGGATTTTTTGAAGATGTATTTGCCGGATGCTTTGTCGTAGAACTCGCTGGAGGCGGGGTCGAGCGCGATGGAGATGTCTTCGCCTGCGGTGTAGCCGGCGAGTTGGATGGCTTCGAGGATGAGGTCGAGGGCTTCGTCGTTGGATTTGAGTGACGGAGCGAAGCCGCCTTCGTCGCCTACTGCAGTGTTGTAGCCCTTTTTCTTGAGAACGCCTTTGAGGGTATGGAAGACTTCGGTGCCCCAGCGGAGGGCGTCGGAGAAAGTTTCTGCGCCGACGGGCATGACCATGAACTCCTGGAAGTCGACGTTGGAGTCGGCGTGCGAGCCGCCGTTGAGGATGTTCATCATGGGCGTGGGGAGGAGGCAGGCGTTGACGCCGCCGAGGTAGCGGTAGAGGGGGAGCTTGAGGGCTTCGGCGCTTGCGCGGGCGACCGCCATGGAGACTGCGAGGATGGCGTTGGCTCCGAGTTTGGATTTGTTCTCGGTGCCGTCGATGTTGATCATGGTCGCGTCGATGAGGCGTTGGTTGCTGGCGTCCATGCCGGTGAGCTCGGGCCCGAGGATGGTCTCGACGTTTTCTACGGCCTGAAGAACGCCTTTGCCGAGATAGTGCTCTTTGTCTCCGTCGCGAAGTTCTACGGCTTCGTGCTCGCCGGTGGAGGCTCCGCTGGGAACGGCGGCGCGGCCTTTGGCTCCGCTATCGAGGAGGACGTCGGCCTCGACGGTGGGATTACCGCGGGAGTCCAGAATTTCGCGTGCGTGGATAGAGACGATCTCGGTCATGTTGCTCCTGAAATTTGATTGGCTTGGTGCTGCGGAATGTTGGGCTACGATGCGATGGTTCAAGCGTTCGTTGAGCTTTGGGCGGCGGTCGACCGGGAGGGTGTTGCCGCCGGCAAGGGTGATGGATTCGACCAGCTTTGCGTCCGATGGGCTCACCTGTCGGATTCTAGCAAAGGGATGGGAGGGTTGTTGGAACGGGGATGAATTGGCGGACAATGTGTGATTGCAAGTAGAAGCAACCGCAAAGGCAACAGCAGAGGCGAAATGCGGGGGTCCCTCCACTGCGGCGACAAGTGCGTCGCCTTCGGTCGGGATGACGCGATTTTGTGTCTGTGAAAAAAGGCGTTGAAGGGCTTATTAGCAGGGTCGGTTCCGGGGTAAGGAATTTGTTCCATTGGGGCGAGGAGAGTTTTATTCTTTGGAGTGATAAGAGTACTGGAAGAATTCAGTGCTCTGAGTGGGCCAAGAGGTTTCACCGAAATTTTCACCGAGGTATCGCTATGAAGATGCACATCACTACCGCCGCTCTCGTTCTTGCTGCTGCTCCCGCGTTTTCTCAGAGTGCGATGACGGGAGTCTCTCATCCTGACTCCGCTGTGATCACGAGCACAGAGGAGACGACTCCGCAGACGCCGATTGCGAAGCCGAGTGCAGATGTGCCGGAGGTTGCTCCTTCGTCGCCGGCGGTGGAGTATGGGCCGTATGTTCCTTACAAGGGCGCAACGGTTGGCGGTTCGAGTGCTGTGGTGAATGAGACTGCGGCGGACGATCCTGATGCGATGATTGTGACGAGTGTGCCGGAGCGTGAAGGCACGTTGCGCGAAGGGACTTTGCTGAAAGTACGGATTGGCGAGACGCTGGCTACAGACAAGACGGTCGCGGGGACGAGATTTTCTGCGACAGTCACGGAGGCAATCGAGAGGAATGGGCGAGTGATCATTCCCGTTGGTTCGATTCTTGAGGGGCGAGTGACGGAGGTTCGCGGCGGACGGCGGATTTCAGGTGCAGCTCTGATGCACCTGGAGACCAATGACGTTACGCTGCCGGATGGAACGCACTATATTGTTCATGCTCAGTTGATCGATACGGGGAAGGGCGAGTTCAATGTGAACAACGAAGGCACGTTGAAGCGGAAGGACCATCCCAAGGAGACATTGGCGATCGTGGGCGGCGTGACTGGCGCGGGTGCGGTGACGGGAGCGATGATCGGCGGCGGCGTGGGCGCTGTGGTGGGTGCGGGTATTGGCGCAGGGGTCAGCACGGTGATGTGGTTGAAGCAGGATCGTCAGGCTACGCTGCCGAAGGATGAGCTGCTGGTGTTTAGCTTGACTACGCCGATGGTTTTGACTCCGCTGAGTGGGTCGCCGCTTAGTAGCTTGAACACGAGTGCGGTTGGTGGGGTGGGAGCTACGCAGTAGTTCGCAGTAGGCCGCTTCGTAGCGATGGTACCGGCGCGTGTGCAAGGGTGTCAGATGCCGCCGAATCCCGGGATTTTGTGCCGTTCTGCGACACGGAGATGTTCTTCAGTAGGCCTGCCGATCTTACGTTTGTGTAAGAAAGGATCTCCCATGGCTGTTTCTATCTCCGGCTCGTTGTCATCTCAATCGACCGTTGCTCCTCCCTCCCCCGCTGAATCGACTCCGACTGAGGTCGTTCATAAACCCGTTTCGGCAACCGGCGACACGGTGAAACTATCGCAGGCTGCACAGGTTCACCAGCTGAAGCAGCAGGGACAGGCGCTCTCTCAAATTGCTTCCAACCTCGGGATCTCGGTAGCGACGGTCGATGGCTATCTGGGTGTGACCGTACCCAAAGCCGCTTCGGTTGCCACTGCGGCTCCAAGTGCAAAGGCGGCCGCTCCAGTACCGACAAAAGAGTAACGAGTTTGTTTTTTGCAGAGACCCGCTTCGAGCATCTTTCCGTTCGCGGCGGAAAGATGCAGATGCAACGGCGTGCTGCGCGCACGGCGCGATCTGCCATCGAGGCTGACGCGCCTTCGGCGCCTTTGATCCGCGCTTGCTGCACGTTTGCTAGTTGCGGACCTGGGCCAGAAGGCGCTTCCAGTTTTTCTGGTTGCGGCGGTAGGATTTTTTTAAGTCTTCTAGGATACGTTCGAAGTCGGCGTGGCCTTTTAGTTTGCGCCAGGCTGGGTTGATGCTGAACCAGGGGTAGTTCTCGTTGCCCAGGTAGATGGCGCGGCGGAGCCAGTGGAGGGCCTCGGACTCGTCGCCTTCGAGGGCGAAGTAGGTGGCGAGGCGGTAGGCCATCTCGCTGTCGGCTTCGGCGGCGGAGAGGGTTTCGTCGACGATGAAGGTAGCGGCTTTTTCGCGTTCGCCGAGCTGGACGTAGCAGAGGGCGATGGTTGGGAAGACGATGCGGAGGGAGGACTCGTCGCGAATGACGTTCTCGAGGGTTTCGATGGCTTTGGGGAGATCACCGGTGCGCATCTGCTGGTAGCCGAGGGAGATTCTGAGGAGCGGCTGGCGGGGTTCGAGGGTGAGGCCCTTTTCGATCTCGTCGGCGGCTAGCTCCATCTGGTTTTGATATTGGTAGACGCGGGCGCGGTGGTTGTAGACCATGGCGGCGTTTGAAGGGTTCATGCGGAGAGAGGCGTTGAACTGCTCGAGGGCCTCGTCGTACATGCCGTCGATGCGGAGGGTCTGGCCGGCGACGAGGCGGACGTTCCAGTCGTTGCCTGCAGTCTGGAGGAGGTTTTCGATGCCGTGGCGGGCAGACTCTTTTTCTCCGCGAGAGAGGAGCATGTAGACGCGGTAGAGGTTGGCTTCGACGGAGCCAGGGTCGAGCTGAAGGGCTTTGTCGAAGGCGCGGCGGGCTTCGAGGACGTGCATCTGGCCGCCGAGGCCGTGACGGGCGTACTGGAGATGCGTGATGCCGAGGCCGGACCAGCCGGGGGCGTATTTTTCGTCCTGCTTGACGACGTCGGTGAAGAGCTCGCAGGCGCGGTTGAGGTCGTCGCGGCTGCCGGTGCGGGTCATGAAGGAGGAGAGGACGGCGCGGGCCTGGAGGTACTGCTCGGAGAGGGCCTGGTTGAGCGAGGGCGCGGAGAGTGAGGCAACGCGGCTGGTTTCGTGTGGGGCGAGATCGCCGAAGCCCTGGAGGGTGCCGAAGACCTCGTTGCATATCTCTGATTGGACGGAGACGAGATCGAAGGAGGCTACGTTGATGGAGCCGCCGGCGCGGACGCTCTGGTTGGGGACGTCGAGGAGCTGCCAGTTGAGGTCGAAGCCTTTGTCGGAGCGGAGGAAGTTGCCGGCGAGGACGAAGTTGACGAGGAGTTTTTTGCCGATGCTCAGAGGGTCCAGCTGTTGGGTGGGAATGTTCATGAAGGAGCTCGACGGGCGAACGACGAGGGTGGACATGCGGGTGAGACGGGTGGCTATTGCGTCGGCGAGGGCATAGCCGTAGAGGGGGGCGACGTCGGCGGCGCCGAAGTTGACGAAGGGGAGGACGACGATGCTGTTTTGATTGCTGGTGGAGGAGGTGCCGGACTCGCGGAAGCGCTCGGCGAGCATGGAGAGGATGCCGGTGGTGCGCTTTTCTTCTTCGGGTGTGTCGAGGGGGAGACGGGTCTGGTGGGAGGGGCGGATGTTGTCGCCGGGGAGGAGGACGGAGTCGAGCTGCATGGCGCGCATGATGGTCTTGAGCGCGTCGCGGACCTCGGCTGCGGAGCCGAAGCGGGCGGAGGGCTGTTTTTCGAGGCAGCGTAGGATGACGGACTCGAGTTCGATGGGGAGGTCGGGGGCGAT
This Tunturibacter gelidoferens DNA region includes the following protein-coding sequences:
- a CDS encoding PP2C family protein-serine/threonine phosphatase gives rise to the protein MMSSHTDSPAMGRSPRPMDLRQMQGVDLHAEYHSVRTGGDFFDAVDLGSHVIFLMTDIAGTKKATQPIAAAVQDIFRGSATELLGPAGTNVMDATARLAQAVNHELIRAAKGVRFSPTFLGCYDVSLGVLAYINAGGMTAVFHDSEGARILPSEAAPLGLFTHLTHEPSMQAFEPRAKLLLVTKGVMETRHGRTHFGVERLIPLLEETATHSATELCRAALKAAEEFKQVPWYRRLNLPFGHATEDEDLTALALVRHGRAG
- a CDS encoding protein kinase domain-containing protein; translation: MKRREIKQYEFVRKIGTGGSGVVFLATDTLLQRPVVLKLLKRGNLTIEQMRATQLREARLASAIDHPNVCAIYDVGEAPAEGGDGEEAYIVMQYIPGKSLDKLIAEGPASLQLVLSAGIQISDGLSAAHNLGIFHRDLKPANVMLTDGGLIKILDFGLARRLRPDQTEFDPGGPVNKRTPIAGATYTARGGTIAYMAPEQFVTGQSSVQSDIFALGLILYELATGRHPFHRPDAAEFQSIRAIQFADPPSIRDIAPDLPIELESVILRCLEKQPSARFGSAAEVRDALKTIMRAMQLDSVLLPGDNIRPSHQTRLPLDTPEEEKRTTGILSMLAERFRESGTSSTSNQNSIVVLPFVNFGAADVAPLYGYALADAIATRLTRMSTLVVRPSSSFMNIPTQQLDPLSIGKKLLVNFVLAGNFLRSDKGFDLNWQLLDVPNQSVRAGGSINVASFDLVSVQSEICNEVFGTLQGFGDLAPHETSRVASLSAPSLNQALSEQYLQARAVLSSFMTRTGSRDDLNRACELFTDVVKQDEKYAPGWSGLGITHLQYARHGLGGQMHVLEARRAFDKALQLDPGSVEANLYRVYMLLSRGEKESARHGIENLLQTAGNDWNVRLVAGQTLRIDGMYDEALEQFNASLRMNPSNAAMVYNHRARVYQYQNQMELAADEIEKGLTLEPRQPLLRISLGYQQMRTGDLPKAIETLENVIRDESSLRIVFPTIALCYVQLGEREKAATFIVDETLSAAEADSEMAYRLATYFALEGDESEALHWLRRAIYLGNENYPWFSINPAWRKLKGHADFERILEDLKKSYRRNQKNWKRLLAQVRN
- a CDS encoding cupin domain-containing protein, with translation MNGQLPEVITLTAESSLQVGYDNHPIAKINDHVVRIATMVEPYYWHFHPNSDETFLVVEGRLAIEFESGSVELGPGQLVTIPRGVRHRTRPVGGRSVNITFELAQSETVAV
- a CDS encoding helix-turn-helix transcriptional regulator yields the protein MAVSISGSLSSQSTVAPPSPAESTPTEVVHKPVSATGDTVKLSQAAQVHQLKQQGQALSQIASNLGISVATVDGYLGVTVPKAASVATAAPSAKAAAPVPTKE
- the eno gene encoding phosphopyruvate hydratase encodes the protein MTEIVSIHAREILDSRGNPTVEADVLLDSGAKGRAAVPSGASTGEHEAVELRDGDKEHYLGKGVLQAVENVETILGPELTGMDASNQRLIDATMINIDGTENKSKLGANAILAVSMAVARASAEALKLPLYRYLGGVNACLLPTPMMNILNGGSHADSNVDFQEFMVMPVGAETFSDALRWGTEVFHTLKGVLKKKGYNTAVGDEGGFAPSLKSNDEALDLILEAIQLAGYTAGEDISIALDPASSEFYDKASGKYIFKKSDKRELSSEEMTAFWENWVNKYPIISIEDGLAEDDWAGWAHLTKVLGDKVQLVGDDLFVTNTQRLQQGIEQKVANSILIKVNQIGTVSETLEAIELARRFGYTSIISHRSGETEDTFIADLAVGTGAGQIKTGSASRTDRIAKYNQLLRIEEELGQSAEFLGIESVNFGE
- a CDS encoding SIR2 family NAD-dependent protein deacylase, which gives rise to MRLTRQDRLFVLTGAGISAESGLATFRGSGGLWNGYRVEQVATPEAWAADPALVWHFYSQRRRNASSAQPNAGHLALAQIEQQLGDRFYLCTQNVDELHERAGSQRIHHMHGNLFQSRCTQCNQPFPDTGLYETAETLPMCTNCNAPVRPHIVWFGEIPLDMDTIYDKLNQATVFLVVGTSGSVYPAAGLVNIANQQRTRTIYIGPEEPLNHEAFNEILLGTATQLLPTLVP